A window of Microbacterium lushaniae genomic DNA:
CAGCATGTTCACGGCGAGGACGACGAGGAAGATGCACAGGCCGGGGAAGAGAGCCAACCACCACCCGGTCTGCATGTAGGACTGGGCGGAGTTCAGTAACGCACCCCAGCTGGGGGTGTTGGTGTCGCCGATGCCGAGGAACGCCAGCGCGGACTCGACCAGGATCGCCCGTCCTACCGTCATCGTCGTGGCGACGATGACCGGCGGCATCGCGTTGGGCAGGACGTCCGACCAGAGGATGCGCAGGCTGTGAAAGCCTGCGGCCCGCGACGATTCGACGTAACCGAGCTGGGATATCCGCATCGCCTCCGCCCGCACGATACGGGCAACCGCCGGCCACATCGTCACAGAGAGGATGATGACGATGAGCCAGACGTTCGCACCGAACAGCGCTGCGGCGACGATCGCGAGAACGATTCCGGGGAGGACCTGGAAGAACTCGGCCAGCCGGACCAGCACCGTGTCGGCGAAGCCGCCATAGAAGCCGGCGAGACCGCCGATGATCAAGCCCACCGTCATGCATGCCAAAGCCACGCTGAATCCCACCACCAGTGAGACCCGTCCACCGAGCAGCATGCGCGAGAGATAGTCCCGTCCGAGTTGGTCGGTACCGAGGAGGGCGTCACCGCTCGGCGGGACGAGCACGTCGGAGCTGGTGGTGACCGGGTTGGCTGCCAGGAACGGACCCACCGCGACCGCCACCACCATCAGAGCAAGAAGCGCCAGGAAGAAGATGTTTGCGGGCCGGCTGAAGAATCGCTTCGAGACCGAGGGGGTCCGCTCCCCTGCTGGGGCGGTCGGCACAGCACCGGTAGGGGGTGCATCCAGGGGTGCTCCGACCCCGGCCAGGATGTTCTGACCGCTCATGCCGTTCTCCTTCCAGCGGTGAACCGCGCCCGCAGTCGGGGGTCGGCGAGCCCGTAGACGACGTCCGTGAGGAAGTTGATGACGATGATCGACAGCGTCAGCACCACGACCACACCGAGCACCAATTGGTTGTTGTTGCGCTGCACCGCGTCGTACAGCAGCAACCCCATCCCGGGCCAACCGAACACGCGTTCGATGACCACCGAGCCGGCGAGGGTGAATCCGAGGCTGTAACCGCTGATGGTGATCATGGGCAGCAGAGCGTTGGGGATCGCATGGCGCCACAGCACGCGCTGTTTGCTCAGCCCCTTCGAGCGAGCCGTGTCGATGAAGTCCTGGCCCAGTGCCTCGATGACCGACGAACGCATGATGCGCGTCTTGTAGGCGAGCTCGGTCGTGGCGAGAGTGATGACCGGAAGGACGAGGTACTGGATATCGATGCCTTCCTGCCCGTAGGGACTCTTGCCTTGAGTCGGAAACCAGCCGAGCCAAAGGGAGAAGACCATCAGGAGGAGGAGACCGAGCCAGAAGTTGGGGATGGAGAACAGCGCCACCGCGGTACCCGAGATCGCGCCATCGAGGGCACGGGAGCGCGTGCGCGCCGCCAACGCACCGAGAGCGAGCCCGCCCACGGTGGACAGGATGAAAGCGGGAAGCGCGAGCGCCAGGGTGTTGCCGATGCGGCTCATGATCAGCTCGGCCACAGTCATCGATGTGCCGAACGAGTAGCCCAGGTTTCCGGTGAAGACGTTGCCCAGGAAGATCAGGTACCTCTCCCACAGTGGCCGGTCGAGGCCGAAGGCGGCAATCAGCTCCGAGCGGAACTCCTCCGAAACGGGATTGTCACCGACGAGGCTTTGGACGGGATCGCCTGGCGCGAGCTCGAGCAGGAGGAACAGAACCGTCAGGACAGCGACGAACAGCACGAGCGAGGAGATGAGCAGCCTGCCGTAATGGAGCAGTGCCGCCTTCACGAGCGGACCACCGCTCCGACAGCGACGCGACCCGCAGGTCCTCTCGCATGCATCTTGGCACTGGGCAGGTCACGCACAGTCGGCATCTCCATCGATGGGCCCTTCACTCGCGGGTGAGCCGTGCCGGCAGCCCGCAACACCCGTGGTACCCATTAGCGCGGCGGCCGGCGCTGCTGGATACCGGCACTTCCGTCCGACGGAAACGCTCCCCGAGACGCCGGGATCCTTCCGCGTGACGGAATGCGCGCCGCGCGTCGGCCACTGACCTCCGGATAATCGGTGGTGCGGGAGAAGCGACGCCGCCCACCGCCCTGTTCAGAGAGGACCTGTCATGACTGTTAATCTCGAGGAGTTGACGGAGTCACTCGCGACTGACGGTTACGAGATGGCCGTCGCCCGAACGCCCGACGACGCGGTGGTCACGGTTTCCGCCGCGGACGGGATCTGCGGAGACTGTCTCGTGCCCAAGGAGGTCATGAAGAGCTTCCTGAGCTCCGCGCTCGGACTCCCGGAGACACGTAT
This region includes:
- a CDS encoding ABC transporter permease, giving the protein MKAALLHYGRLLISSLVLFVAVLTVLFLLLELAPGDPVQSLVGDNPVSEEFRSELIAAFGLDRPLWERYLIFLGNVFTGNLGYSFGTSMTVAELIMSRIGNTLALALPAFILSTVGGLALGALAARTRSRALDGAISGTAVALFSIPNFWLGLLLLMVFSLWLGWFPTQGKSPYGQEGIDIQYLVLPVITLATTELAYKTRIMRSSVIEALGQDFIDTARSKGLSKQRVLWRHAIPNALLPMITISGYSLGFTLAGSVVIERVFGWPGMGLLLYDAVQRNNNQLVLGVVVVLTLSIIVINFLTDVVYGLADPRLRARFTAGRRTA
- a CDS encoding ABC transporter permease, which gives rise to MSGQNILAGVGAPLDAPPTGAVPTAPAGERTPSVSKRFFSRPANIFFLALLALMVVAVAVGPFLAANPVTTSSDVLVPPSGDALLGTDQLGRDYLSRMLLGGRVSLVVGFSVALACMTVGLIIGGLAGFYGGFADTVLVRLAEFFQVLPGIVLAIVAAALFGANVWLIVIILSVTMWPAVARIVRAEAMRISQLGYVESSRAAGFHSLRILWSDVLPNAMPPVIVATTMTVGRAILVESALAFLGIGDTNTPSWGALLNSAQSYMQTGWWLALFPGLCIFLVVLAVNMLGDSLNDTLNPTIGRVK